In one window of Candidatus Lernaella stagnicola DNA:
- a CDS encoding radical SAM protein, which produces MHGPDVISRHNLGVLWRHRRVFGRLAKNYARVLAGNRRVLRGVEFCVTYRCQLDCRHCLTKPLIDQTRPEMTTDQAVRAIANLAALGAVFINVTGGEALQREDIFELLERAAANRSVLITLASNGLALDAETAARLRKIGVAMVTMSLDGPDAATHDASRGCPGAYDALLQACAAVRAEGLELWLTTILTAQNTADGSIFRIAELARELGATLTVNFAYAVGNWRDQEAAIGAAEEKTFRELLKMPHVRWEGSSNYLHQSCPAGTEKLYVTPYGEVMPCATIQRSFGNLLTEPIADIWRRMGKVEWFRGHVKPCLVAQDPEFIAREMPTIQSDPGRPWSDD; this is translated from the coding sequence ATGCACGGCCCCGACGTGATCAGCCGACACAATCTGGGCGTGCTGTGGCGCCACCGGCGGGTATTCGGTCGGCTGGCGAAAAATTACGCGCGTGTCCTGGCCGGCAACCGGCGGGTGCTGCGCGGCGTGGAGTTTTGCGTCACTTACCGGTGCCAATTGGACTGCCGCCATTGCCTGACCAAGCCGCTGATCGACCAGACGCGGCCTGAAATGACGACCGACCAGGCCGTGCGGGCTATTGCCAACCTGGCGGCGCTCGGCGCGGTGTTCATCAACGTCACCGGCGGCGAGGCGCTTCAGCGCGAGGATATCTTCGAACTGCTCGAACGCGCGGCGGCGAATCGCTCGGTGCTGATCACGCTGGCCAGCAACGGTTTGGCGCTCGACGCGGAAACGGCGGCCCGTTTACGCAAGATCGGCGTGGCGATGGTCACCATGAGTCTGGATGGCCCCGACGCCGCGACGCACGATGCAAGCCGCGGTTGCCCCGGCGCCTATGACGCCCTGCTGCAGGCCTGTGCCGCGGTGCGGGCGGAGGGTCTCGAACTGTGGCTGACGACGATCCTCACCGCGCAAAACACGGCCGACGGCTCGATTTTCCGCATTGCCGAGCTGGCGCGCGAACTCGGCGCAACGCTGACGGTCAACTTCGCCTACGCGGTCGGCAACTGGCGCGACCAAGAAGCGGCCATCGGCGCGGCGGAGGAGAAAACGTTTCGCGAGTTACTCAAAATGCCCCACGTGCGGTGGGAGGGCAGCAGCAATTATCTGCACCAAAGTTGTCCGGCGGGCACCGAGAAGCTCTACGTAACGCCTTACGGTGAGGTCATGCCCTGCGCGACGATTCAGCGTTCGTTCGGCAACCTGCTCACCGAGCCGATCGCGGACATCTGGCGGCGGATGGGCAAGGTGGAGTGGTTTCGCGGCCACGTCAAACCATGCCTGGTGGCGCAGGATCCCGAATTCATTGCGCGGGAAATGCCGACCATTCAGAGCGACCCCGGGCGACCGTGGAGTGACGACTGA